A genomic window from Vitis riparia cultivar Riparia Gloire de Montpellier isolate 1030 chromosome 16, EGFV_Vit.rip_1.0, whole genome shotgun sequence includes:
- the LOC117934015 gene encoding 50S ribosomal protein L9: protein MAYMQYGRNILRHIVKDVGSQSSDRVVNPVLYVCQGVRYRKLEVILTTNIDKLGKAGETVKVAPGYFRNHLMPKLLAVPNIEKFAYLISEQRKLYRPEEVEEVKEVVETEEDKMKEYHTAAKRLETTRVAFRRFIKFEKGQPVRKGEPLELRSPITKDDLVAEVARQLSVQVEPESLHLPSPLTHVGEFEVPLRLPKSIPLPEGKVRWTLKVKIRCK, encoded by the exons ATGGCTTATATGCAATATGGAAGAAATATCCTCCGACACATTGTTAAAGATGTGGGTTCTCAAAGCTCAGATCGGGTAGTGAATCCGGTCCTATATGTTTGTCAAGGAGTTCGATACAGGAAGTTGGAGGTTATTCTTACAACG AACATAGATAAGCTTGGCAAAGCAGGTGAGACAGTGAAGGTTGCTCCTGGGTATTTTCGCAACCACTTGATGCCCAAGTTGCTTGCAGTCCCGAATATTGAGAAGTTTGCTTATCTCATCAGCGAGCAGCGCAAG CTTTACCGACCTGAGGAAGTGGAAGAGGTTAAAGAAGTTGTAGAGACTGAGGAAGACAAGATGAAAGAATATCATACTGCAGCTAAACGTCTAGAAACTACCAGAGTG GCTTTCAGGAGGTTCATTAAGTTTGAAAAGGGCCAGCCTGTGAGGAAGGGTGAACCCTTAGAGTTGCGTTCACCCATCACGAAGGATGATCTTGTGGCAGAG GTGGCAAGGCAGCTTTCCGTGCAGGTAGAACCCGAAAGCCTGCATCTACCTTCTCCTTTGACGCATGTGGGAGAGTTTGAGGTGCCGCTCCGACTACCAAAGTCCATCCCTTTGCCGGAGGGAAAGGTCCGCTGGACTCTCAAAGTTAAAATCCGCTGCAAATGA